In one Nicotiana sylvestris chromosome 8, ASM39365v2, whole genome shotgun sequence genomic region, the following are encoded:
- the LOC138876375 gene encoding uncharacterized protein → MVNDSSLLINAKSIDIKGGKVHLPTGSVTHVSHIGSVAFLKDLIVSNVMYIPEFKYNLLFVSKLTKEMRWIVMFFPDFFIFQELFNGKVMGIGREEDRLYVFNSTPKKSVVLQSQSQGLVADILNGPRQINSVNTVKVPNKVVSISVWHKRLGNAPLDTLQKLKAAYSTIVEPKSCTEPVKDAKWVKAMKCEISALEDNHTWTKVDLPLGKVPIDYAGSSSHMVNDSSLLINAKSIDIKVHLPTGNVTHELFSRQVRGIGREEDGLYVFNSTSKKSVALQSQIQGSVADILNGPRQINSVNTVKVPNKVVSIVVWHKRLGHAPLDTLQKLKAAYSAIVEPKSYTEAVKDAKWVEAMKCEISALEDNHTWTVVDLPPGKVPIGCKWVFKAPRQWNKKLTDALLQLGFTQSHFDYSLFTRKVESELILVLVYVDDLLVTGSSQRLNLQTRNDLKLTFKMKDLGELKFFLGIEFARSSKGIVMSQRKYALELIAEMGLSGAKPIGIPLEANVKLTSEEYDMFIHNQSSLEAEDKLLADAGKYQRLICKLLYLTMTRVDIAYVVQVLSQYMHKPK, encoded by the exons ATGGTGAATGATTCTAGCTTGTTGATTAATGCTAAATCAATTGATATCAAAGGTGGAAAAGTTCACTTACCTACTGGTAGTGTTACTCATGTTAGTCACATAGGGTCTGTTGCTTTCCTGAAGGACCTAATAGTGTCTAATGTGATGTATATTCCTGAGTTCAAATACAACCTTCTATTTGTGTCCAAGCTCACAAAGGAAATGAGATGGATTGTTATGTTCTTCCctgatttcttcattttccagGAGCTCTTCAATGGAAAGGTGATGGGGATTGGTAGAGAGGAAGATAGATTGTATGTGTTCAACTCTACTCCAAAGAAGTCAGTGGTACTACAAAGTCAAAGTCAAGGTTTAGTAGCAGACATCTTGAATGGTCCAAGGCAAATAAACTCTGTAAATACAGTAAAGGTTCCAAATAAAGTAGTGAGTATATCTGTGTGGCATAAGAGATTGGGTAATGCACCCTTAGATACTCTGCAGAAACTAAAAG CTGCCTATTCAACTATTGTGGAACCTAAGTCTTGCACTGAGCCTGTCAAAGATGCCAAATGGGTTAAGGCAATGAAGTGTGAGATATCTGCTTTAGAGGATAATCACACCTGGACAAAGGTTGATCTGCCTCTTGGGAAGGTTCCCATTGATT ATGCAGGGTCTTCAAGTCATATGGTGAATGATTCTAGCTTGTTGATTAATGCTAAATCAATTGATATCAAAGTTCACTTACCTACTGGTAATGTTACTCAT gAGCTCTTCAGTAGACAGGTGAGGGGGATTGGTAGAGAGGAAGATGGATTGTATGTGTTCAACTCTACTTCAAAGAAGTCAGTGGCACTACAAAGTCAAATTCAAGGTTCAGTAGCAGACATCTTGAATGGTCCAAGGCAAATAAACTCTGTAAATACAGTAAAAGTTCCAAATAAAGTAGTGAGTATAGTTGTGTGGCATAAGAGATTGGGTCATGCACCCTTAGATACTCTGCAGAAACTAAAAG CTGCCTATTCAGCCATTGTGGAGCCTAAGTCTTACACTGAGGCTGTCAAAGATgccaaatgggttgaggcaatGAAGTGTGAGATATCTGCTTTGGAGGATAATCACACCTGGACAGTGGTTGATCTGCCTCCTGGGAAGGTTCCCATTGGTTGTAAGTGGGTGTTCAAG GCTCCTAGACAATGGAACAAGAAGCTAACAGATGCCTTACTACAGCTCGGATTTACTCAAAGTCACTTTGATTATTCATTGTTCACCAGGAAAGTGGAGTCTGAGCTAATATTGGTACTTGTCTATGTGGATGACTTACTTGTAACTGGGAGCAGTCAAAGGCTGAATCTGCAAACCAGAAATGACTTAAAGCTGACGTTCAAAATGAAAGACTTAGGTGAACTTAAATTCTTCCTTGGAATAGAATTTGCTAGGTCATCTAAAGGCATTGTGATGAGTCAAAGGAAGTATGCCTTGGAACTCATTGCAGAAATGGGTCTTAGTGGTGCAAAACCTATTGGCATACCTTTGGAAGCAAATGTAAAACTCACATCTGAAGAATATGACATGTTCATTCATAATCAGTCCTCTCTTGAAGCAGAAGACAAGTTGTTAGCAGATGCTGGAAAATATCAAAGGCTAATATGCAAATTACTGTATCTTACTATGACTAGAGTGGATATTGCATATGTGGTGCAAGTTCTAAGTCAATACATGCACAAACCAAAGTAG